atactcttgagtgagtattgtcttcctgttcttcttaactgtttcagttccttgacaccttgtctccagtgcatcccatatctccttggcagtcttgcagttgattaccctgtttgacattacattatcaatggcactatgcagtaagtgtcgtaccttggcatccttagcaatagatgctatatcttcagcagtgtaatcactcttttcctttggtacagtctttgctgcttcacctgcaactacaacagcgagcttggtaggtttgtgaggcccttccttgattctatcaaggtattctggatctgttgcttccagaaacatggtcatccttaccttccatatgggatattcagatggtctcaatatgggaactctgatagtctcatatcgactctgaattgatgtctttgatgattcctcagttttggtaggcttagttggagtttctgtgtcagacatgattgtgtttggatctttaactgtatgtgtgttaacagaaggctctgataccacttgttaggtcacactttcactgtagagggggtgaatacagtgtttattacaatcaaatcaaacttcaagaacttatgtaacagaaaacaaactttattgaaacaataaactctgttacaatctggaactgttatctctcagtgatgaacaaaatatcacgagagctgctagggttacagtaaataatattctcgataatgataacacttatagtgtaaaccctatgtctgtgtttatatattacacagttacaagataatcgctaattgatatggaatataattctgcttcctaatatatattaatcagatatcttttcttccaagtattccattctttacggaattccttcttcatgcatatctcttcttatgtttatcttgatcttcttaactttaatcagctactgtccttatctgatcgtccttcagcacttaagttctgatatctatctcctgatgcttatctcctgataacataagtactgatatcccttaagtcctgacgtccagtataagtactgatcaacagttaagtactgatttgtcctgttcaaataagatctgaaatctaaatataaaacatattagccatgacattatcaaatatatctaacagtggCGTATTCTATGCCAGATCCTCAGGAGTGGGTAACCACTGCCCCTGATTTTATTGATTGTATTATTGTTGTTGAGATGAATTAAGTAATGCAAGTACGagtatttcaaaaaaaaatcaagttatgaatatgTCTCAATTATAAAATGTGTTACGTAAACGTTTAATAATAATACAAAAGTTTTATATATAGGATTAAAACATCTCCACCGGTATTGTTAAAAACTGTTAGTTAAAATAATTTACAATAGAGATTATCTAAAAATTTACCGGACCTGTAGGGTTATTTAATTCGGTAGAGTTGATTATAATGATTgactatattttaaaaatgatatgtTATTATTATTTAAGGTTGTTATAAAGAGAATGTATTATTTGAATATGGTAACAAATTATGTGTAATTTAAGAAGTTCGACAAATATAGCCAATATAGAGGGATTGACTAAATTTTTAGTTAAGAGAAATGCACCGATTAATTTTTTACataatatgtaaaatatatatttataagagcatctccaatCATATAAAACTCTTAGCTAAAAATCATTAATACATattataaatacaaaatatagaGATTATGTAAAAAAAATTCATCTCCAATGGTACATTCCCCTTGTTTATAAATATAGTCAACCTGTTGATGTTGGCTATATTTGCTGAACCACAACAGAACTGtaaaaaatttgtaaaaaaaatctaATCATTTATTACCATATTGAAGTAATATATTGTATTTATAgcaacataaaattttaataacatactatttttaaaatatagctGACCAATATAGCCAATACCATCGAAGTACAATGTCTTACAGGTTCAACAAATTTTATATATTGTCCTACATGTCTGATTTAGTCCACGAATTATAGCCAAAACCATTAGAGATGCTCTAATATATTTGACACATTTTTAGCTAAGACTCGTCCGGTCGTGTTTCAGCGTGATTTCGttacatttttaaaaataaaagctaaattcttaatcaaatcatacaaattGGTCCTATAAAAAATTGTCTAGCTCAATCCAGTAGGATATCCGTCAGATTTAGAAAATTTTATCCTACAAATTGTTTAGCTCAACTAAATCCAATCAGAAATTTTGTCAAAAAAGGGTTTTTTATTATTATGTCCCAATTCAAAAACTGATTTATGAATATATCccatttattattatatttacaAATATATCCCATTTTCAGATTTTTGTAAAATTTTAGATTAAATATGATTAACTTCACAATTTTACAATTTCAATGACATATATAATCTTCGATTATTGTTGTGCAATGTGTATGATACCTTAGTCACGTTGCTAACAGATGACAAAACCGTATCAATTTTCCATCCCAATTAAGTATCTATTTTTCTTAATTATATTTTCATAGTTTAATTTTTGTTGGCGAAAGAGAAGAAGTCTATGTTTTTAGAAGACTTCAACTTCCTTATTGTTCTTGTAGAAAGAATTAAGAAAGTTACCTATGTATAAAAGGTTTGTATTGGTCAACGCTGTCTAATCTTATTATCAAAATTAGTATGTGCACGCTACAAACATAATGTTTTTTTTACTATTATCATCAAATCAATTGAAAATGTAAaacaataaaaaaaaattatgtttcaCTAAAAGATAATAagaattaataatttaaaaaatagTATCTCATAGGATGAAAAAGATATAACATATTTGTAttttttgtttccaaaagaacACATTTGATGTAAAGAATTGGGAAAGTGATTTTAGGTGATGCATTATAAACTAACTTTTAGgatgaatttttttttaatatatttgtaTTTTTTTCTACAAAAGAACACATTTGATATAAAGAAGCTGGGAAGTGGTTTCAGATGATGCCTTACAAACTAACATCTATAGGGGTATTCTGGTCATAGATACTAgacaaataattatttttataatttaaaaatattaatatgagTTAAATGTGAGTTAAAACTAACCGCAGAACATATTTATAATTATTGATAATGATAAAGTGACTCTTGGGACatattatacaaattttcaaaaaaaatatccAATCAGAAATTTTTTATCACACAAATCAATGTATATATGATCATCAATTTTCAATTTATATTAAAAAGTTATTAAAAAAGAACATGGTTGAAGTTGAATGTACATACTACTAAATTTTGCAGCAAAAAAGTGTGATGGCGCTTTCTCTCTCGACATCTTCCACTTTCTCTCTCCACAACCACCCCAACTTTCTCTCTCTAAAATCTCAACGTCAACACCGCCACCTTCTCACTCCAAGCTCCTTCACTCCTCTCAGGTACCTATACATACACACTCAACAGTCCACCTATACATACACTCAACATTCCACTCTTTCGCAACATATACATGTCttttatttcattatttttaattaattaatcttTTCAATTGTTTTTACTAGATTATCTTCAATTGAGTTTAAAAATGGAGGACCAGGATTCATCAGTTTAGTGCTTCCAAAACGACGTCGTTTTGGGGGTGCAGTTTGTTACAGAGGTGTAGTAGGAGGAGGATCAGCATTGTTTTCGCCTCGTAATCTTCAATGGATCGCCACCATTTCTTCTGCGTATTACTCCCCTTTATTTTAACTAGTTCAATTCCAATTATCATTATTATCGTTGTTTATACTCCTACTTACATTTTGCGATTTTTTTTATTAAGTTTGCGTAGAGACTACAACATTGTTCGGTTATTATTAAGTCGAAAATTTTGAAATAAGTGAATAATTATGTCCCGAATGATTATAATATTTCGACTACGCTTCTAATTTATAGTTTGCTTATTCGTATTGTAGTGATCCTTTTAGAATAACTGTTTTAACTGATTTTTGATTGATCTCGCACTGTCCCCAATGGTATTATTATTTATTAGTCTCACGGAAATGTAAAGAAAAATGAACAGAATTTAGTTTGTGCTTTAGTGGGATATAGTATTAAAATTAGAGTAAGCAGGAATGGCCGTAGTTTTGATCATCTATAATGATGGTTTCAGAATTGGAACTCATTTGAGTTTGCTAGTATCTAATACTATTGTATTTGTCATGTTTAATGCATTGCTTCGATATTTGATTTCAAATGCCATCTGGCGGACTAAATAATGTGTTCTAATAACTACTTTTGATTATAGGGTATTAATGCTTGCAAAAGGCACTCCCATACAGAAATCTTTTATTGTTCCTATATTTGCTCTCCAAGCACCTTCAGCCATCGTCTCGTGGATTAAGTATGTCTTCCAGCCTCATTATCTTATCGTTCATTACTTATTTGGGCCAGGAATCGCTATGTAGTCTTTGTCATCATTGTGATATTAATCAATGTGGCATAAGAGCTTGCTTTTGTGTACTTACTGGTATCATACTTTGCAGGGGAGAATATGGTGTTTGGACTGCTTTTCTGGCTCTCCTAATACGTCTCTTTTTCTTCATCCCTGGTACACATGTACTTTTTTTAAAAGTTACTAAATTAACTTCCAAGTGAATGATAGTTGATCTACTTACTGCATTGATCCTCTGTAATTTCTAAGTCTTAAGTATTATATTACAACTAAAAGTTGTTTAATATCAATCTCGAGTAGTGCACAAAAACAAGGATCAAGACACAAAACAATCACATGGTTTGGTGACTTTGGTCACTGGTATCTATTCAATACAGGCAGAAAAAATCATTATTTCAAAACCATATTCTTATTGAAGTATTTAGATCATGTCTGGACCTTCCCTTGTTATACCATAGTGACTAATTATTATTATGTTGAGTTCTGCTCCCACTTCTGAGAATTTGTTAGCTGACCTGCTTAGTTGGTTATCACATTCCTTTTTCTCTGTGTTCTGTTCAATAGTCCTCGTGTTTTTCCATCCGCTACTCTGCACCACGTATCACGTCGTACAAGTTAACCAACTTTTAAACCATGATACTTTGCATAAAATATAGATTTTCTCCTTGTGAACTTGATTTGCACCCTAAAAACTTCAGAACCATAGAGTAGTCAAGGTTGCCAGATTCTTTATCAGACTTATTATTCCATCCTATTTGAAAGTGACATTTTAGGATTTTGTTCACTATGTTGAACCCTGTCATCTGAAAATTTCTAGAACCCTCCATAAATCATGAACTCCTTGCTGTTTTTAAGATGTTATTGTTCAGTCTCTCTGTAACACCTTTTTGCTGTGGAAAAATAAACCATTGAATTACATCATTTCTCCCTGTTGTAGTACATTGCTAGTCAGTAGTCTACTCTATCCATAGGAGTATAATTTTGTGAGCAATCCAATGGTTATAATAGATCAATGTCTTCTGGGAGAACTCTAATATGGCATCTTTCAGTTATCATGCTATTTCTCCACAGTATGATTTAGTGCATTTAGGTACAAgaagaaaatacaaaaaaaaaaaaaaactagaCTATTTATTATTTACACTTATATGTGAagttttattatatatatataaatattgagacaagttataatatatatatatatatatattttgataatTTACTTCACATTTGAGATCTTAccctatatttttatttttgctCTAGGTGAACTGGAGCTGCCATTTATTGGTTTACTAGTAGTATTGATTGCTCCTTATCAAGTCATGAGCCTAAGGTACTTAAACTACCTCCCAGATAACTGACATTCTTTACCTTTTAAGTGTTGTATGTATCTCACAGTATCTCTCATCAGGGGAAAACAAGAAGGTGTTATCCTTTCCTTGGCTATAGCTGCATATTTGGCATTCCAGCATTTTTCACGAGCAGGCAGCTTACAGAAGGCATTTGATCAAGGTTCCGTAATTGCTACAATATGCATCATTTGTGTCCTTGCAGTGCCATGCTTGCTCTTGATCGGATTTTAATACAGGTGTAGCTGTCTGTATATTATTAACCTAAATTAAGGGATAGAAGTACAGAAATACTTTCTTGAAATAAAGTTATTTTTAACCTTGTAATGGAAATTTAGGTATACATTGAAGGCAATTTAAATACATATTCATGAAGATATTGACTTGTATCTTTTATGTTGCTTATGTCGTCTTTGCACTTTCTTGAAATTATGATAACACCCTGCATAAATCAGTTTGTAAGTAGCTCGGCGTAATGTGTAGATATACCTGAATCATTCTATTTTTATTCTGACATGATACCAAAACACCAGGTGCTCAAATTTGACAGGACAGGAACAGGATACTCCATGTTAATATGTTTTTCTTAGATGATTGATATGATTCAGGTTTttttttaattcttatttttttgGATTAGGTCAATAACAAAAAAATGCTCACGTCTCAGGCACAAAACTCAAGTTTATAAGGCCCGGTTAGTTATTAGCTGCCTGTAATTCCAATATTGCTCCATGTTTACCTTATAATCTGTCTATTTTGCATCGGTTTAAAAAAGAGTAAAAGAGCATTAACCAACTAATAGTTTAAACAACAAGTACCCTCCATGTTCACCTTATGATCCGTCTATTTTATATCGGTTCAAAGAGAGTAAAAGGACGTTAACCAACTAATAGTTTAAACCACATATACGAGCTTAAGTAGGCATCTAAATTATACTTAAGTAGGCATCGCAATTTTTGTGGTAAACTAGAGATAGTAAATAATATAGACGAAACCCTGCAGAATTCTAATGGTATAAATTCAGAAGTGTTTTCTATTCTGGTCATGCAGCCAGTTGATAGTTGTTACATGCTCTACTCCAAGTACACTTCTAAAACCAGTTTGTCTACATTTATCCTGTTAACTGAAGCAAAAATAGCTAATTAGCTATGATGAGCCCTCTGGATTGCTATGCTTTTAACTTGATCTGGTTTCTAAACTAACTAAAAGccataatatataataaatacaATGATGATGCAAAGAACCTGAGATGTATATCTCATTGCTCACTTAATAATATCTACTGCAGGCCGCTGGGTAAGACGGTATCAGGTGGTGGAGTTGCTAGTCTTCATCTTCTTCTGCTTAAAACTCTGCTGCAATCAGTAATACTACCAGACAGGTCATCGTGAATAGAAACATTGAGTTGAATGATGTGAAATCTGCTGAATTGGGTGATTCTGTTGGTTCTCCACCGAAACCTGTTGGTTCTGTACCATCAAGTGTTGGTGGGCTAGGCATAGAGTCATATCCTGTTGGTGGGCTAGGCATAGAGTCATATCCTGTTGGTGCACTAGGAGAGGTAGGAGTTGGATAAATCGGTGAAGGATTGACTGGCGGACTTATGCTGAAATTGAAACATTCGCGCACTTAGTGTTTTGTCGTTATAACAGAATAATTATGCATAGATTGTCACAAATCTACCTTGAAATGGTCTTAGGTGTTGAAAAACGACAACTTCCAGAACCTGAAATAAGATCAGTACGTAATTTAAGCTTAAAAACGCCAAATTTCAAATTTAAGATTAACCTCCGTAAGGGGTGGGGGTGATAATCATTCTATTGAGATCAATATGAGAAATTTCAACGGCAATATAGTTCAGAAAGAGTTTCTATGCACTTTGGAATGAGTTCAAATGTTAAAATCCGGAAAATTAATCATTTTGACTTGGTATTTGTTTGAGTTGTTTGATACGATACTGGTAGTAAGGAATAGTAAGAGGATATTGTCTACAGAGACCAGAAAATGATAAATCTTCATGTATCTTACTTGGGTCATTGTTGGAAAGTTGTGCCGCTCCCCCAAAAGCACAGCTAGTGGGTACGGGGTTCTTCTGGTAGTAGTCGTTGAAAGCATATGAGGCATGATCCCGAAGGCTGTTTGGATTGTAACAAGTGGCACCTGGCTGAATTGCAGAACAATCTGCACCTCCATAACCACAAGCATAGTCAAGTGCTACCTGTAATGCAGTTTCTGAAGCAGTTGGATTTGCAACACACCAAGTTCCTCCAGAGGATGCAGGAGAGGTTGTAGTTGTAGTTGGTGTTGTAGTCGGGGTTGTGGTAACGGTTGGTGGCATGGGGTTGAGTGTGATCGGTGGCACAAACGTGATTGGTGGCACGGGGTTGGTCATGGTTGGGGGCATGGGGTTGAGTGTGATTGGTGGCACAGGGTTGAATGTTGGAGTTGTCGTGGTTGGTGATGGAGGATTTGTAGGGTTTATTATAGGTGTCGTTGTTGAGGGTGTTGTGGGATTGATGTTCGGGATGGTATCGAGTTGGGAAGTGTATTTTGAAGCATCTGGAAATGATTGGTTTACTTCATGAATCCATTCTCCATTTTGCCGGACTGCTTCGGAAGGAGGATTCTCTACAACGCTTGAACCTGAATACAACATATTCATTATTAGGGGTGGTAAGATCCGACATGACCCCGGAACTCTTCTCTAATTCGACAGGAGAAATACATCATCAAtccttattttcttttctttaccTAAAACAACAAAAAGCTACGTGCTCTAAAATGCTTAGTTATGTTCAAGTTGAAGTTTGAATATTGCTGAGAATTTAGACAGATAGTCACAACTAAAAGTATCCCAATTGATACTTAATCAAGTGAGAGAAATCTCTGGGCAAGAAGGTAGTTTTGAAAGATGATCATTGTAGACAATAGACATGATAGAGAATATTCTAATAATGTAGTACATTTAAACTATATCAAATCTTCAACGAGGGCTCCACCAGCAAATGACTGAcaaacagagagagagagagagagagagagagagagagagagagagattgttCTTCATCATTTTGTGATCAACAAATCACGTAGAGAACTTAGAATACAGAAAGATGCAAGTCTGTCTGGAAACTGCAGTATAAATTGAGAGGCTGAGCATGCAGCCATACTAACCTGAATCTAAAAATTGACAGAGGAGATAGAAAACTAAATAATGAATAACTCTGGCACCCATCTCCAAAAATGAATTCTAAAATTTTGAATCCGGAGTTCTCTTTTGTTGAGTGAGTATGTACATATAATATTGACTTCCAGAAACCTGAGAAGTTCTAAGAAGACGGCAACATAAAGAAGACATAGTTTTCTTGCCTTCATTGGCTTCATTAGTGTATGTATAAAAGTGGCAAGAATCAGAACTTTCTTGTGTTGAAGGTGATATGAGATTTATGGGCTGAGGAATATCAAAATACTTTACAAAAGAGGCATTGGGTAGTTACAGACCGCAAGCAAGAGGAGGTGCCAAAGAGAAACAAAAGTACAATCATGAAGAGGAGAAGTTGCAAAAAGTAAGCTTATATTCTACCGGATTAAATAAACTAGTACCAGAACGGCATTTTACGTTGGTTAAATAGTTCATATACGTAGCTAAATGGAGATGTATAGTTGTTAAAAAGCGAGGTTTCGAGATTCACTTGCATATTGGAATATCCCTCTTCCTTTGATATATGAGGACGTTCGCAATTCAGCAGAGATATAAATGTTTATATTACTGTATCAACAGGTGGCTGATTCAATATTCATATAAGAGCAACTCCAATGGTTGGTTTCGCCATATAAACAAAAATATTATAGTTTAAAATTTCTCTCTTTTATATCATTTTTAGcacttttttttaaaaagtacTCCAATGATTGACACCCCAAGATATCAACTTTATTAACTCAATAAAAAATTGCTTAATTGAAATATAGTAGAAAAATGATATTTTATGTACCATTAGGACCATATCGGGACCACAAATGAAGACATCCTACTTTTATGGAATTGACAACTTTTGGCACCCCAAAATGACACCTCATGCCAACTTATTTGACACCCCAACAACATCCCTCAAGTTAACAAGGATTTCAAATCACGTCATACCACATACCACATGTCATAGGCACCCCTGTTGGCATCTTCCAATGTAGTTACTCTTAGAGCATATTCAATGATTGATACCCTTAAAAGAGTGTCAATTTTATCATTTaatcaaaatattatttttaatgttTTCTCTCTTTTACATCAACCATGTTACTCTTTTTTTACAAAACACTCTAATGATGACACCCTTAAATATCAATTTCACAAATTTAACaaaatatatgtaaaatataagtatattaaagatataattatttatttattattggGACCACAAAAAGACCATAAAAAAATTAGCACCCTATTTTATGGGATGCCAAATTTTGACATCCCAAGTTCACATCACATGACAACTCACTTGGCACTACAGTGACATTCCAACACTTCAATGAAGCGCCAAGAAGAGTGCCAAGTTACGTATGATACCCCTTTTAACACACCTCTTAACACCCAAGATTGCCACGGGAGTTGCTCTTAAGCATACATGAGGATTCAAATATTGCAGTTAACCATAACAAAAGAGAACCCAGTACTCTCTTCGTCCCAAAATGTTATCCCTCTTTTGACTTTTTGTACTATTTGTTATACCCAAATTTTGGTATTGGATCAAGGCGGGTCAAACGCGGGCTAATTACGGTTAAACTCGGCGTTGCATTGCAAAAGAAGGGACGCGCCTAGGCTGTCGGGACGCGCCGACTACTGTAGGAATGTTTACTAAGGATGGTCCTGTGGTAAGAAAGTTTAGAAGCACATACCTAGGGTAGGTTGCGTCCTGCCTCTGTGGAATATCATGAAGAATGGTTGCTGTAGAAGAATATAGGTTTCATGAAGGTCAGGACGCGCCCAGCATCCCAGGACGCGTCCTCTGTGCTTGGGGAATGTATTTTCAGCAGTGCGCTTAGGGGAATGCATGCAAGCATGGGACGAGGAATGAAGATTATTTGcactaacgtatttgttgcaggtactatttgaagaattccctccttgagacggtcaaggagggggatgttcgtgaaaagcttgaagacctccaggggtatgcctgatgattgaaggcctcctcctgtattcaactggtgtcctcgttggggatgcggggttaactttggtgtgtgctttgggagctctgttcttgtattcaacgggtgtcctcgttagagaactttggagtcatcctgcactttgcatcCAAGAGCTTGGGATTACCTGTCCTtctatctggtgggttatcctcattcgggggacagggacgcgtctggcatttggggtgaaccgtggttATACCTgtgttcgtaaatcaagggagatagctatagcggagtgttatccttgcgcaaggagatgcactatccgtgaagtactacgattacggacgagccttgggccttcgcgattgggcctcatagttggacattcctaaagctagtggaagatggattctggatggGTTTCTACCGGCCCTGGGAATAAGAAGTTTATACCCATTAGATTTTTTATTCTCCAAGAACTATgccaggcttgatccctatataaagggtacgtaggcacattgagaggggtaaAAAGTTGAGAGCTAAAAATGAGCCACCACTTGCCCTaatcaatctcagccaccaattaacacacaaccaccacacaccgcttgattttccggtgaaaaaccaccatcatagatcttaattccggcgagaaacctcaaactttgttgttaccgaattcctccgtcaacaaattggcgctagaaggaggggtgctgaTTAAGATCATAGTCttgggaggaaaagatgtcttacaatcatgatggaagttcttatgatggaagtgataACAGATCTGAAGGAGAGGGCGAGGGAGGCTACACTCACCATGAACCCTATGTGCCCAGAAACATGGTAGATCCTCCGAGAGCTCCGGATGTAGGAGGAACACCTTTAGTTCTCATTAGCAACGATGATATGTTGGAGCAGCTGTACCGCATGGGGGATACTCTGAACAACTTTCACTCAAGGCTGAGTATGGTGGAGCGTCGCAAAAGGAGGAGGGGTCCTCGTTTACCCCGCCG
This genomic interval from Apium graveolens cultivar Ventura chromosome 8, ASM990537v1, whole genome shotgun sequence contains the following:
- the LOC141678165 gene encoding cold-regulated 413 inner membrane protein 1, chloroplastic-like, whose product is MALSLSTSSTFSLHNHPNFLSLKSQRQHRHLLTPSSFTPLRLSSIEFKNGGPGFISLVLPKRRRFGGAVCYRGVVGGGSALFSPRNLQWIATISSAVLMLAKGTPIQKSFIVPIFALQAPSAIVSWIKGEYGVWTAFLALLIRLFFFIPGELELPFIGLLVVLIAPYQVMSLRGKQEGVILSLAIAAYLAFQHFSRAGSLQKAFDQGSVIATICIICVLAVPCLLLIGF
- the LOC141678164 gene encoding uncharacterized protein LOC141678164, which produces MGARVIHYLVFYLLCQFLDSGSSVVENPPSEAVRQNGEWIHEVNQSFPDASKYTSQLDTIPNINPTTPSTTTPIINPTNPPSPTTTTPTFNPVPPITLNPMPPTMTNPVPPITFVPPITLNPMPPTVTTTPTTTPTTTTTSPASSGGTWCVANPTASETALQVALDYACGYGGADCSAIQPGATCYNPNSLRDHASYAFNDYYQKNPVPTSCAFGGAAQLSNNDPSSGSCRFSTPKTISSISPPVNPSPIYPTPTSPSAPTGYDSMPSPPTGYDSMPSPPTLDGTEPTGFGGEPTESPNSADFTSFNSMFLFTMTCLVVLLIAAEF